In Agarivorans gilvus, one genomic interval encodes:
- the aroB gene encoding 3-dehydroquinate synthase gives MECLTVALGERSYPISIGQGLLSQTELFSKAITSKKVMVVSNTTVAPLYLEQLLTCLHQYQVDVVELPDGEQYKNLDTLNQIFSALLAKQHSRDTTIVALGGGVIGDMAGFAAACYQRAVPFVQVPTTLLSQVDSSVGGKTAVNHPLGKNMIGAFYQPKAVVIDINCLATLDKRELAAGMAEVIKYGIIYDADFFAWLESHLDQLMALDAQLMSRAIARCCEIKAEVVAKDETEQGIRALLNLGHTFGHAIEAEQGYGVWLHGEAVGAGMVMAAETAELAGMISAELVQRMRRLIERAGLPIAPPENMGLAEFIPHMMRDKKVLDGKLRLVLPSSIGTAEVVDTITENDIKTVISRFQ, from the coding sequence ATGGAATGTTTAACGGTTGCTCTGGGCGAGCGTAGTTACCCGATTAGCATTGGTCAGGGCTTGTTAAGCCAAACCGAGCTATTTAGTAAAGCGATTACCAGTAAAAAGGTGATGGTAGTCAGTAATACTACGGTAGCCCCTTTATATTTAGAGCAACTATTAACTTGTCTTCATCAGTACCAGGTTGACGTAGTTGAGCTACCCGACGGTGAGCAATATAAAAATTTAGATACCCTTAATCAGATTTTCTCTGCTTTGTTGGCAAAACAACATAGTCGCGATACCACTATTGTCGCTTTAGGTGGCGGGGTTATTGGCGATATGGCTGGTTTTGCTGCCGCTTGTTACCAACGTGCGGTGCCATTTGTGCAAGTCCCCACTACCTTATTATCTCAGGTTGATTCTTCGGTAGGGGGAAAAACGGCGGTTAATCACCCACTAGGTAAAAACATGATAGGCGCGTTTTATCAGCCTAAAGCGGTGGTGATTGATATCAATTGCTTAGCGACTTTGGATAAACGAGAGTTAGCCGCGGGCATGGCTGAAGTAATTAAATATGGCATTATTTATGATGCTGATTTTTTTGCTTGGCTAGAAAGCCATCTTGATCAATTGATGGCGCTTGATGCGCAGTTAATGAGCCGCGCCATTGCTCGCTGTTGTGAGATTAAAGCCGAAGTTGTCGCTAAAGACGAAACGGAGCAAGGGATTAGAGCCTTACTGAATTTAGGCCACACCTTTGGTCATGCTATTGAAGCTGAGCAGGGTTACGGTGTTTGGTTGCATGGTGAAGCAGTGGGCGCTGGCATGGTGATGGCAGCCGAAACCGCCGAATTGGCTGGTATGATCTCTGCTGAACTCGTTCAACGGATGCGCCGATTAATTGAGCGGGCTGGGTTGCCAATTGCACCTCCAGAAAATATGGGCCTAGCTGAGTTTATTCCGCATATGATGCGAGATAAGAAAGTGCTCGATGGAAAACTACGTTTAGTTCTACCTAGCTCTATTGGTACAGCAGAAGTAGTTGATACAATTACTGAAAATGATATAAAAACAGTTATCAGTCGATTTCAATAA
- a CDS encoding SPOR domain-containing protein, with product MPLPETAELPSQDLPDELTLNNQGAASELRVVVEDDVVNKLLAEQNAPQQSAQTSTEIQDSANLLAEDVAPEAEPSASETVTSEAVPIKVTDVKTLLEAKPSQHYTLQLMALNNREKAQQFVSSRQWQHEVWVYRSSANPNVPYKIIYGDFVSREDAQAARKQLQQQKLDSLIKQFKQVQFELTR from the coding sequence GTGCCGCTGCCTGAAACCGCAGAGCTTCCCTCACAAGACTTACCCGATGAACTGACCTTAAATAACCAAGGGGCTGCATCGGAGCTGCGTGTAGTGGTAGAAGATGACGTGGTGAACAAGCTTCTAGCGGAACAAAATGCGCCGCAACAGTCGGCTCAGACTAGTACTGAAATCCAAGACAGCGCGAACTTACTCGCCGAAGATGTTGCTCCTGAAGCCGAACCCAGCGCCTCTGAAACAGTAACTAGCGAGGCGGTACCGATTAAGGTGACTGACGTAAAAACCTTGTTAGAAGCGAAGCCTAGCCAGCATTATACCCTGCAGTTAATGGCTTTAAATAATCGCGAAAAAGCCCAACAGTTTGTGTCTTCTCGCCAGTGGCAACATGAAGTCTGGGTATATCGCTCTAGCGCTAACCCCAATGTGCCTTATAAAATCATCTATGGTGATTTCGTTAGTCGCGAAGACGCCCAAGCGGCGCGTAAGCAATTGCAGCAGCAAAAATTGGATTCTTTAATTAAGCAATTTAAACAGGTCCAGTTTGAACTGACGCGCTAA
- a CDS encoding ATP-binding protein, which translates to MVGVRRDAEFAQLQSQERLRDRLITQIRFKAKLICVSGKAGSGKSSLANAVLENASFAHLALLSAAKGDDGRVRRELLQQLVKDPLFNQDDPLFESYQRNVKESHSPLLIVIDDAQALSEQVLTELVEFYQHYNQLYQHDMSLLLFAEPNSGFNAQLDALSNQVLYFDVAPLSEGEALQLASLLFNRAEYVAEFENQQAIEQHISSAQGNPRLIYQFVDQIVTGDIPMTETSTSNRNKLYIVIAVILCAAVAGLLVQVINDWGGEQTDDSRISLALMEEPTLANGSAAGDDAAQAANTQGGQVCRCLKPQSFPHKTYPMN; encoded by the coding sequence ATGGTGGGAGTGCGGCGCGATGCCGAGTTTGCGCAATTACAGAGCCAAGAGCGCCTGCGCGACAGACTCATCACTCAAATTCGTTTTAAGGCCAAGCTGATTTGCGTCAGCGGCAAGGCCGGCTCTGGTAAGTCCTCACTCGCAAACGCGGTTCTCGAGAATGCTTCATTTGCTCACTTAGCCTTGTTGAGTGCCGCTAAAGGTGATGACGGCCGTGTTCGCCGTGAGCTGCTGCAGCAATTAGTTAAAGATCCCTTATTTAACCAAGACGACCCCTTATTTGAGAGCTATCAACGCAATGTAAAAGAAAGTCACTCGCCATTGTTGATCGTGATCGACGATGCCCAAGCGCTTAGTGAGCAGGTGTTAACAGAGCTGGTGGAGTTTTACCAACACTACAACCAACTCTATCAGCATGATATGTCGCTACTATTATTTGCTGAACCCAATAGTGGTTTTAACGCCCAATTAGATGCTTTAAGCAATCAAGTATTGTATTTTGATGTTGCTCCACTCTCTGAGGGGGAAGCGCTGCAATTGGCCTCGTTACTATTTAATCGTGCCGAATATGTTGCCGAGTTTGAAAACCAACAAGCCATTGAACAGCATATTTCGTCGGCACAAGGTAACCCTCGTTTGATTTACCAGTTTGTCGACCAAATTGTTACCGGAGATATCCCCATGACGGAAACCAGTACCAGCAATCGAAATAAGCTGTATATCGTAATCGCGGTGATTTTATGTGCCGCAGTAGCCGGATTATTAGTACAAGTGATTAACGACTGGGGAGGTGAGCAAACGGACGATAGCCGTATTTCCCTAGCCTTAATGGAAGAGCCTACCTTGGCTAATGGCTCCGCTGCTGGAGATGATGCTGCTCAAGCTGCTAATACTCAAGGAGGGCAGGTGTGCCGCTGCCTGAAACCGCAGAGCTTCCCTCACAAGACTTACCCGATGAACTGA
- the aroK gene encoding shikimate kinase AroK: MAEKRNIFLVGPMGAGKSTIGRHLAQQLHLQFYDTDQEIERRTGADIAWVFDVEGEAGFRVREEGVIDDLSQMQGIVLATGGGSVISKENRNHLSARGIVVYLETTIDKQFARTQRDKRRPLLQTEEPREVLESLAAERNPMYAEVADYTVKTDDQSAKAVANQIIELLGF, encoded by the coding sequence ATGGCTGAGAAACGAAATATCTTCCTTGTAGGACCGATGGGGGCTGGAAAAAGCACAATCGGTCGTCATTTAGCACAGCAATTACATTTACAGTTTTACGATACAGATCAAGAGATTGAACGCCGCACAGGTGCAGATATTGCGTGGGTGTTTGATGTTGAAGGTGAAGCTGGTTTTAGAGTTCGAGAAGAAGGCGTAATCGACGACCTTTCTCAGATGCAAGGCATAGTATTAGCAACTGGTGGTGGCTCGGTTATTAGTAAAGAAAACCGCAATCATCTTTCTGCTCGTGGCATTGTTGTTTACTTAGAAACAACAATTGATAAGCAATTTGCTCGAACTCAGCGCGACAAGCGTCGTCCTTTGTTACAAACAGAAGAGCCAAGAGAAGTACTTGAAAGCCTAGCGGCTGAGCGTAATCCTATGTACGCCGAAGTGGCCGATTATACAGTTAAAACTGACGATCAAAGCGCTAAAGCAGTAGCAAATCAAATTATTGAATTACTAGGATTCTAA